The genomic stretch accaagagtttattttacagctattattattttattttacttgtcattcaactaaccttttaccttaatccaaaaccccaaaacacactttttcatagccaataataagaacatacctccctgcaattccttgagaagacgacccgaagTTTAAATActtggttatcaattttaaaggggtttgttacttgtgacaaccaaaacgtttgcacgaaggaatttttgttggtttagaaactatatctacaacgcgactatttttataaaattctttactagcaaaaatcccaacgtcaCCGCACCATGATGAAATCCGTTTTGAGCTGCAGATTTCTTAGTGAAAAGCAAGTTAAAGAAGAGAGAAATGTGTCTATTGCATTAGTGGATAATCACAACTTTACTGAGACAAGAAATACAGTTATATATagccaaaaaaaagaaaaaaataaaaattatactagttacctcttcatattctatTATGCAGTTGTGATATACTAATGTCATACAATACCAATAAAAGAGAGAGTACTGGGAGTACTAGTAATATTCATACATTAATACTCTCAACTACTCCAAATTTGGGGACTACAACAAAGTCAAGAATAAGATTCTCTCCTTAAAAGAAACTGCCAAAATAAAAGTAACCACTAAAACTTTTTGAAATTGAACCTAAATTGTTTCTTCCAAGAGCTTAAGTAATTCAATTAGAAATATACAAAAGATATATCCAATATTTATATCGAACTTGTTCATCTCTACAAACATTTCTAGCAAGAGTAGTTTTTTCTGAGGCACCAATTTCAGAAATGCCGACAACCTagaatcaaacaaggaaaaagaGCGCCTAAGAGAGGAAAGGAGAATCGCAACGTGCTGGAGACAGAGGAATAAATATTTGCGTCACgtcagagagagagagggaaggAGAATCGGATGTTCCTCTTtgaatttggatcctctaaaatttgaatttttactttagaAAGTAAAGTTTGATctctcacacttgaatgatttctctttcatattttctCTTAGTCccacctataaaataaatagtgagagatcacacttctccctctaaagtgaaattcaaaatttagaatattCAAATCCTTCATCTTTCTAGCTTCTCTATATTTacaagaatttaattttaaagtatTAATAATGATTTTACATAATTGTctgattataattttttttataattatttacgtaatcaaaataaaaaataattatttttattaatatattattaatgcATATGTAAACATAAATcgtttattaaaattaaattctttttacaAGAGAATATTCACCGTGGAACACAGTAATTAGTCCCTAGCTGGACTGCTGGAGTTTGTAACATGGATAAAATACCCAAAGAAACAGTGAATTTGAGGCATTGGATAAACAACAAAGTtacaaatcacaaatcacatGTGATTGTGTCGTCGATTTTGATTCGGAGGGCGATAACTCCCACACTCTACTTCGGTCTCTCCGCCCCCCAAGAAAAAGATACTCTTGTCTCTCTACCGTCCCCGCCACAGCCACCATGTCACACTCCCTCCAGCTCTTCGCCCCACCACTACCACCGCCACTCTCCTCCACTCGCCAAACTCCCCTCCACACCACTCCCCACCTCTCCCTCCTCCCCCGCCGCTCTCCCCACCTACAATTCTCCCTCCGCGCCTCCTCCGACCCCTCCGTCATCGTCTCCGACAGCAATGGCGTCGCAATGTCCCCCTCCTCCGGCACCTCCGATCTGAGCTCGATCGAGGGGGACGCCGTGACGGAGGCAGAGCTCCGGGAGAACGGGTTCCGAAGCACGCGGAGGACGAAGATAGTGTGCACCATTGGGCCCGCGACGTGCGGTTTCTCGGAGCTTGAGGCTCTGGCGGTTGGGGGAATGAACGTGGCGAGGATCAACATGTGCCACGGCACGAGGGAGTGGCACAAGGAGGTCATCGATCGCGTCAGGAGGCTCAACCACGAGAAAGGCTTCGCCGTCGCCATCATGATGGACACTGAAGGCAGCGAGATTCACATGGGTGATCTTGGTGGTGCTTCCTCTGCTAAAGCTGAGGTTTATATCTTTATATCTTTTGCATGGTTCTACTTCTTCTGTTAGCGAGTTCTTacttaaaaaacaaaaagaatgttttttttattacctatttgttattttattcttttgatTAATCACAATTGTGGGTTACATTGTACTCCCCCATGTCCAAAGGAAACTCCCCCTTTGTATTAGGAAGGAATTTAAATCCTAAAGAAAATGATTTCTATACTGAAAGATCGCtttcaaaaggaaaaaaaaatgttttttttaacTCCTGAATGGAAGTTGATATGAATAATTTATCTGGAAAGCGATATCTTTTTGGAAAGAGTTTCAAAATGATTCATATGAGCATGTTTTCTGCCTCTATATGTAAACTCTGCATAGTGTGGGTGCAAATTATACTGATTATCTTTGCATTCCTGTGTGCAAAAATTGATAGAATGTTAAAAGGTCAATTGTTTCAAAGAATCATTGTTCTTCtggaatttattttattataattattagtttttttagtTAGAAGATATCACTTTTTAATCAACTTAGTCTTAGAGAAATGTACCCTTAATCTCTTTGACTGCTTTTCTGGACAATTGTTGGAAGCTTTTCTCAAGCTATTTTGCagtattattaaataattatcatattatactTCCACAATGGGTTGGTCTTGCTGGTAAATAACCTTCATTTCAAATACAAAGTTAAATCCAAGAGAAACATCTTTTGCTGCGAGATTATATAAGGctcatgttcttcttgttgAAAGAACATTAGTCCTGTAGACAATTTATCAACATTACAATGTGTGTATAAATTACTTAGTCAGAAAAGTAATGCCATATAAATTACTCGTCTGTCTTGTAAAGTTTCAGGgttaatactttttttttctcaacATTACAATGTGTGTAATTTGTGCAGCTTTGATTAATGCAAACTTAAACAGTTTCATAAACCTTGTTGTTTATGGATCTACTTCAAATGATGAGTTGTTGTCGTGTGCTTTGAATATTCTCGTGCAGGATGGTGAGGTATGGACTTTCAGTGTAAGAGCCTTTAATTCAACTCTTCCGGAACACACCATCAATGTGAACTACGATGGTTTTGCTGAAGGTTAATATTTCTGAATAAACTCTATACATTTAGTTTCTTTTGAGGAATTGTGTTTCTGGTTTTATTTGTCAACTGCTGCTGAAGTTGTTAGTTCATTCCTTCTAAAATATGATCTACCAGATGTTAGAGTGGGCGATGAACTTGTAGTTGATGGAGGAATGGTTAGGTTTGAGGTGATCGAAAAGATAGGCCCAGATGTCAAGTGCCTTTGTACAGATCCTGGGCTGTTGCTGCCAAGAGCCAATTTGACATTTTGGAGGAATGGCAGTCTAGTACGTGAAAGGAATGCCATGCTACCGACAATTTCTTCAAAGGTTCTCAATTCTTCAGCCTTCTCACATTGGTTGTTTTACTTATTTGCTTGGTTTTAATCGGAATGATGGAAAAACACATGGTTCATGGAATAAGAACACATATATTATTCACATTCACAGTTGGAAAGCAGTAAGTGGATATAGTTCTGTCGAAGTTTTGCAACTATTACTTTAGGAAGACCATACAAAATTTTGATGTTTGTTTGGCTAATTGACCCAGACAATAAAAGTCTTCAAATTGTTTGCTGACTCTCTAATTTATAAAAGGGTTCAAATTCTAATCTTGTTAGTGATAGTGTTCTTTTCCTTTGATCTGTTCCATAACTCCATAAGATAGATATCAATTCCACTCCTTGAACACTTCAGCTCTTGCCTGGATAACTTTCTTATTGGTATCTTCTGAGCTACTTGCCACTTGTATAATTTTCAGCAGTTTACAAGAATGAAATATTTTGAGCGCTTAAAGTAATCTTATTATAACCTTCTCCTAAGAAATTTTTGTTGTACCACTGTGATTCTTTAATATAGTTATGCTTGTCTTTTTGCATATATGAGTagcattaattttaattaagtaGCTAGAATTTGTTCCCTTGTCTTGACTTATATATGAAGTTATGATCATCCAATTCTTATTCCTGCACTACTTTTCTtcccatttttttttcttagttCAAAAATTTATTCTGGAGCATTTGAAAATATATTACAATTTGGTTGTGATGATTATAAGTGTATTGATAAGTCGGTTTCTTTTTCTATAGGGGgttttcaaaattgattatttccttaaaattaatcaaattcaaCTGCTCCACAAGATCAAATTGACTAGTGAATGCTACATGGCACTACTACTCCCCATATAACATAAGCCTTGAAGGAAACATGTTCACTGTGGTTAGGTTGATATCTATTCAAGTTAATTAGAAAGTGGTGCTTAAGGTCATAGTAACTTTGAACCATGTGATGCACATGCTGCTGGGAAATGGTTTACAATGATGCATTGTGTGGTGGGATCTACAATTCTACATTTCCAttatcatatttttctttaGGTTTTATGATTTTAACTGTTCATATTGAATTTCAGATTATTGGATTTTTCATGATAAATTTCCTCGGATCAGAAAGTCTCCATAcctatttatattaattttcatttttctaattCGTCACGATTTTCAATGTCCAGGATTGGTTAGACATTGATTTTGGTATTGCTGAGGGCGTTGATTTTATTGCTATTTCATTTGTCAAGTCTGCTGAAGTTATTAAGCATCTTAAAAGTTATATTGCTGCACGATCTCGTGATAGGTATGTATTGAGAAAATTTTAAACCTGATACAAATGTATATTATTATCGTATACAAGTGACAAGTAGGATATCACTTATTTACCTGCTTGGGTTTCTTTTACCTTTGGTCTTTGGGTGACAAAATGATTTTATTGTTGTTTGTGCTTTACTTCTCTGTCTTAGGAATAGCTGTGAACTACATTTCATAAAATGtttgagaaaaagaaaaatgaaaaagagcTATTGATCTCGTCCAATACTTAATGTCATACTTGCAGGCTTGCAGTGTGTATCTgcatattttaatatcaaacaTGTGGGGGATTTATTCTGTCTATGTAATTGAATATTACAGTTGTTCAACTAAAAGAGAGAGTGATTTTATTTACGGGTGTATAAAATTAA from Arachis stenosperma cultivar V10309 chromosome 9, arast.V10309.gnm1.PFL2, whole genome shotgun sequence encodes the following:
- the LOC130951682 gene encoding pyruvate kinase isozyme A, chloroplastic-like gives rise to the protein MSHSLQLFAPPLPPPLSSTRQTPLHTTPHLSLLPRRSPHLQFSLRASSDPSVIVSDSNGVAMSPSSGTSDLSSIEGDAVTEAELRENGFRSTRRTKIVCTIGPATCGFSELEALAVGGMNVARINMCHGTREWHKEVIDRVRRLNHEKGFAVAIMMDTEGSEIHMGDLGGASSAKAEDGEVWTFSVRAFNSTLPEHTINVNYDGFAEDVRVGDELVVDGGMVRFEVIEKIGPDVKCLCTDPGLLLPRANLTFWRNGSLVRERNAMLPTISSKDWLDIDFGIAEGVDFIAISFVKSAEVIKHLKSYIAARSRDSDISVIAKIESTDSLKNLEEIIQASDGAMVARGDLGAQIPLEQVPAAQQRIVQLCRQMNKPVIVASQLLESMIEYPTPTRAEVADVSEAVRQRADALMLSGESAMGQYPEKALTVLRSVSLRIEKWWREEKRYEAMLLPSVGNSFAEKISEEICISAAKMANNLEVDALFVYTKTGHMASLLSRCRPDCPIFAFTTTTSVRRRLNLQWGLIPFRLSFSDDMESNLNKTFSLLKARNLIKSGDLVIAVSDMFQSIQVMNVP